In Promicromonospora sp. Populi, one genomic interval encodes:
- the rpsN gene encoding 30S ribosomal protein S14: MAKKSKIAADARRREVVARYAERRAELRRTLRKLDLPPEERQAAADALAKQPRDASPTRLRNRDVVDGRPRAYSRKFGLSRIRLRQMAHQGELPGVTKSSW, from the coding sequence ATGGCAAAGAAGTCGAAGATCGCCGCCGATGCCCGACGCCGCGAGGTGGTCGCCCGGTACGCCGAGCGACGCGCGGAGCTGCGGCGCACCCTCCGGAAGCTGGATCTGCCTCCCGAGGAGCGGCAGGCCGCCGCCGACGCGCTGGCCAAGCAGCCGCGCGACGCCAGCCCGACCCGGCTGCGCAACCGCGACGTCGTCGACGGCCGGCCCCGCGCCTACTCGCGCAAGTTCGGCCTGTCCCGCATCCGGCTGCGCCAGATGGCGCACCAGGGCGAGCTGCCCGGCGTGACCAAGTCCAGCTGGTGA
- a CDS encoding TetR family transcriptional regulator produces MSNGTSSGPSLREIGRDAVRGRITEIALDLFIERGFDQVTVEQIAAAAGMSARTFHRYFPAKEDVVIGDPAHGGKRVRDALADRPLDEPVWDSLRASFEALMSRSTQGVGAERGRLAMRVLGDSASLRARGLEKHLLWARMLTPLVAERLGGDDVELRAEIIVQSAIACFDVALTAWANADDDTTVAELLERGFATLRPQG; encoded by the coding sequence ATGTCGAACGGGACCAGCAGCGGGCCGAGCCTGCGCGAGATCGGCCGCGACGCCGTGCGCGGGCGGATCACCGAGATCGCGCTCGACCTGTTCATAGAGCGCGGGTTCGACCAGGTGACCGTCGAGCAGATCGCCGCCGCCGCGGGCATGTCCGCGCGCACGTTCCACCGCTACTTCCCGGCCAAGGAGGACGTCGTCATCGGCGACCCGGCGCACGGAGGCAAGCGCGTGCGCGACGCGCTCGCGGACCGGCCGCTGGACGAGCCCGTCTGGGACTCGCTCCGTGCCTCCTTCGAGGCTCTGATGTCCCGCTCGACCCAGGGCGTCGGGGCGGAGCGCGGCAGACTCGCCATGCGCGTGCTCGGCGACAGCGCCTCCCTGCGGGCACGCGGCCTCGAGAAGCACCTGCTGTGGGCGCGCATGCTCACTCCGCTGGTCGCGGAGCGACTCGGCGGGGACGACGTCGAGCTGCGGGCCGAGATCATCGTCCAGTCGGCCATCGCCTGCTTCGACGTCGCACTCACCGCATGGGCGAACGCCGACGACGACACCACCGTCGCCGAGCTGCTGGAACGCGGCTTCGCGACGCTCCGGCCGCAAGGCTGA
- the ykgO gene encoding type B 50S ribosomal protein L36: MKVRASLRSLKNKPGAKVVLRHGKTFVINKLNPRWKARQG; the protein is encoded by the coding sequence ATGAAGGTTCGCGCATCGCTGCGGTCCCTGAAGAACAAGCCCGGCGCGAAGGTAGTGCTCCGGCACGGCAAGACGTTCGTGATCAACAAGCTCAACCCGCGCTGGAAGGCGCGCCAGGGCTGA
- the rpmB gene encoding 50S ribosomal protein L28 — protein MSARCQVLGTVPGFGHSVSHSHVRTKRRFDPNIQKKRYWVPSLGRNVTLRVSAKGIKTIDRLGIDVVVARIRARGEKV, from the coding sequence GTGTCAGCCAGATGCCAGGTGCTGGGCACCGTCCCGGGGTTCGGTCACTCGGTCTCGCACTCCCACGTGCGAACCAAGCGCCGGTTCGACCCGAACATCCAGAAGAAGCGCTACTGGGTCCCGTCGCTCGGCCGCAACGTCACGCTCCGCGTGAGTGCCAAGGGCATCAAGACCATCGATCGCTTGGGCATCGACGTCGTCGTCGCCCGGATCCGCGCCCGAGGGGAGAAAGTCTGA
- a CDS encoding NUDIX domain-containing protein, which produces MQVVARDEYIQGLPRKRMAAGVLLRDASNKIVLVEPTYKDTWEIPGGVIEADESPWLAAERELHEELGLVRRDMPVLVVDYVPLAPDGMPEGLLWIFDGGVLSDAECKELRGADDEVKSVKLLSIDEAQVLTKESLALRLRVAIKTALEAQAANAMQPIVCCDRGVPRSQAWPPSGLAASEPRDPVAVPWDVLSAPASAGASGTGQRSARN; this is translated from the coding sequence GTGCAAGTAGTCGCCCGTGACGAGTACATCCAGGGGCTGCCGCGTAAGCGGATGGCGGCAGGTGTGCTCCTCCGCGATGCCAGTAACAAGATCGTCCTGGTCGAGCCAACCTATAAGGACACTTGGGAAATACCGGGCGGAGTGATTGAAGCGGATGAATCCCCCTGGTTGGCTGCCGAGCGCGAGCTGCACGAGGAGCTCGGTCTGGTCCGGCGAGATATGCCCGTTCTCGTCGTTGACTACGTTCCTCTCGCGCCAGACGGAATGCCTGAAGGGCTGCTCTGGATCTTTGACGGGGGAGTGCTCAGCGACGCTGAGTGCAAGGAGCTTCGAGGCGCTGACGATGAAGTCAAGTCGGTGAAGCTTCTGTCGATCGACGAGGCCCAAGTGCTGACGAAAGAGTCGTTGGCGTTGAGATTGAGGGTTGCGATCAAGACTGCACTGGAGGCGCAAGCGGCGAACGCGATGCAACCGATCGTCTGCTGCGACAGAGGAGTGCCGAGGTCGCAGGCTTGGCCGCCATCCGGACTGGCGGCCTCTGAGCCCAGAGACCCTGTGGCAGTGCCCTGGGATGTACTGAGTGCCCCGGCTTCCGCTGGTGCGAGCGGCACAGGTCAAAGGTCGGCGAGGAACTGA
- the rpmF gene encoding 50S ribosomal protein L32 has product MAVPKRKMSRSRTRSRRSQWKALVPDLVAVTVDGRQVRIPARLIPAVRRGLFVPD; this is encoded by the coding sequence ATGGCGGTCCCCAAGAGAAAGATGTCCCGATCGCGCACACGATCCCGGCGCTCGCAGTGGAAGGCCCTGGTACCCGACCTCGTCGCGGTAACCGTGGACGGCCGCCAGGTACGCATCCCGGCGCGCCTGATCCCCGCCGTCCGCCGCGGCCTGTTCGTCCCGGACTGA
- a CDS encoding ASCH domain-containing protein: protein MLNDPELRLLDAALETVSRLPADGTYLNTVASAVMDVHGDIYTGANVFHYTGGPCAELVALGVAAGAGAGPIATIVAVGDENRGVLPPCGRCRQVLLDQQPDCFVVVPDGGDSITVRATDLLPYSYQHPDADPPRLLRFSPVHWGAVTDGVKTATTRFDDPTEPGPVTLLFEFDDRYRALPGVVESVEQVRFADITDAQAALEDCTADELRTGLRTHYYPGIVADDVVDFVRFRVAEAER from the coding sequence ATGCTGAACGATCCCGAGCTGCGGCTCCTCGACGCTGCGCTCGAAACCGTGTCTCGTCTGCCCGCCGACGGCACCTACCTGAACACCGTGGCGTCCGCGGTGATGGACGTCCACGGCGACATCTACACCGGCGCGAACGTCTTCCACTACACGGGCGGGCCGTGCGCCGAGCTCGTGGCCCTCGGGGTGGCGGCCGGCGCGGGTGCGGGGCCGATCGCGACGATCGTCGCGGTGGGGGACGAGAACCGCGGCGTCCTGCCGCCGTGCGGGCGGTGCCGTCAGGTGCTGCTCGACCAGCAGCCCGACTGCTTTGTCGTAGTGCCCGACGGCGGCGACTCGATCACGGTCCGGGCCACCGACCTGCTGCCCTACTCGTACCAGCACCCCGACGCGGACCCGCCGCGCCTGCTGCGGTTCTCCCCGGTGCACTGGGGAGCCGTGACCGACGGCGTCAAGACCGCCACCACCCGCTTCGACGATCCCACGGAGCCGGGACCGGTCACGCTCCTGTTCGAGTTCGACGACCGCTACCGGGCACTGCCCGGCGTGGTCGAGTCCGTGGAGCAGGTGCGGTTCGCCGACATCACCGACGCCCAGGCGGCCCTGGAAGACTGCACGGCCGACGAGCTGCGCACCGGGCTGCGGACGCACTACTACCCCGGGATCGTGGCCGACGACGTGGTGGACTTCGTGCGGTTCCGGGTTGCCGAGGCGGAGCGGTAG
- the rpmG gene encoding 50S ribosomal protein L33: MASRVDLRPIIKLRSTAGTGFTYVTRKNRRNDPDRMVLRKFDPVARKHVEFREER; this comes from the coding sequence ATGGCCTCGCGCGTGGATCTGCGACCAATCATCAAGCTGCGCTCGACGGCGGGCACCGGCTTCACGTACGTGACCCGCAAGAACCGGCGCAACGACCCAGACCGCATGGTCCTGCGCAAGTTCGACCCGGTCGCCCGCAAGCACGTGGAGTTCCGCGAGGAGCGCTGA
- a CDS encoding GTP-binding protein — MYQTGKSRGNIPVSVLATTDPVLRDSALFGLLMDGPGLVAVRHDIYAEHLRRVVLDATGVVEDVLVPLEHACLSCAVREDAVPTIARLARDGRWTHVLLALPVSAEPLPAARALAAEAAPGGALAHTRIATSLAAVDLDSLQHDLFGDDTLVERGLELSADDERSVGEALAAQIEQADLVVTSGKAEATTSGLLDRLRGAGTRRVDGLHALSAADLAAWTHSPARAEHRAHPLGAVVFTGSGGVLDDHSWTLELRSSLPFHPERLLDRIETLGAGGVRARGVFHVADRPGLACLWDGAGGQLAVGDLGPWREVCAGTVPHTRIVVVGVSDAGAAGAVEAKGRGVGIRDDRQRLREAFHEALCTPEEVAQGVEWLWREDHLAPWLGARSV, encoded by the coding sequence ATGTATCAAACCGGCAAGAGTCGCGGAAACATCCCCGTGAGCGTCCTGGCGACCACCGACCCAGTGCTGCGCGACTCCGCGCTGTTCGGCCTGCTCATGGACGGCCCCGGACTGGTCGCGGTGCGGCACGACATCTACGCCGAACACCTCCGGCGCGTCGTGCTGGACGCCACCGGCGTCGTCGAGGACGTGCTCGTCCCGCTGGAGCACGCCTGCCTGTCCTGCGCCGTCCGCGAGGACGCCGTACCCACCATCGCGCGCCTCGCCCGGGACGGCCGCTGGACCCACGTGCTGCTCGCCCTGCCCGTCAGCGCCGAACCCCTGCCCGCCGCCCGCGCCCTCGCAGCCGAGGCCGCGCCCGGGGGAGCGCTCGCGCACACCCGCATCGCGACGTCGCTCGCCGCCGTCGACCTCGACTCGCTCCAGCACGACCTGTTTGGCGACGACACCCTTGTCGAACGCGGCCTGGAGCTCAGCGCCGACGACGAGCGCTCGGTGGGGGAGGCGCTCGCGGCCCAGATCGAGCAGGCGGATCTGGTAGTAACGAGCGGGAAGGCGGAGGCGACGACGTCGGGCCTGCTGGACCGGCTCCGTGGTGCCGGGACGCGGCGGGTGGATGGGCTGCACGCGCTGTCGGCGGCCGACCTCGCCGCCTGGACGCACTCGCCAGCTCGCGCCGAGCACCGGGCTCATCCCCTCGGGGCGGTTGTTTTCACCGGCTCGGGCGGGGTGCTGGACGACCACAGCTGGACGCTCGAGCTACGGTCGTCGCTGCCGTTCCACCCCGAGCGGCTGCTGGACCGCATCGAGACCCTAGGGGCCGGTGGCGTGCGCGCCCGCGGTGTGTTCCACGTGGCCGACCGGCCGGGTCTCGCCTGCCTGTGGGACGGCGCGGGCGGGCAGCTGGCCGTCGGGGACCTGGGTCCGTGGCGGGAGGTGTGTGCCGGGACCGTGCCGCACACCCGCATCGTGGTGGTGGGGGTGTCCGACGCCGGTGCGGCCGGCGCCGTCGAGGCCAAGGGCCGCGGCGTGGGGATCCGTGACGACCGGCAGCGCCTGCGCGAGGCGTTCCACGAGGCGCTCTGCACTCCCGAGGAGGTGGCCCAAGGCGTCGAGTGGCTGTGGCGTGAGGACCACCTCGCGCCCTGGCTGGGCGCCCGCTCGGTCTGA
- a CDS encoding GNAT family N-acetyltransferase, producing the protein MPDLMIAQRHPAHLDRVADALRLVHESDGYPMVWPDDPIAWLTPTGLLDSWIALSDGEVVGHVMLVVGSKVEHAAQLADAAKVPVTGIAGVSRLFVTPKARGTGVGVALLERVEDTPARRGRRLALDVLDDDGPAIRLYERLGWVRVATGPASWTRPDGIRPQAAAYLCPR; encoded by the coding sequence GTGCCAGACCTCATGATCGCCCAGCGCCACCCCGCCCACCTCGACCGGGTGGCGGACGCGTTGCGGCTGGTCCACGAGTCCGACGGCTACCCGATGGTCTGGCCGGACGACCCGATCGCCTGGCTCACCCCCACGGGCCTCCTCGACTCGTGGATCGCCCTGTCCGACGGCGAGGTCGTGGGCCACGTGATGCTCGTCGTCGGGAGCAAGGTCGAGCACGCCGCACAGCTAGCCGACGCCGCAAAAGTCCCGGTGACCGGCATCGCCGGTGTGAGCCGCCTGTTCGTCACCCCGAAGGCGCGCGGAACCGGTGTGGGCGTCGCCCTCCTGGAGCGTGTCGAGGACACCCCCGCCCGGCGCGGACGCCGGCTCGCTCTCGACGTCCTGGACGACGACGGCCCCGCGATCCGCCTGTACGAACGCCTCGGCTGGGTCCGGGTGGCCACAGGCCCGGCAAGCTGGACCCGCCCGGACGGCATCCGGCCGCAGGCAGCGGCCTACCTCTGCCCCCGCTGA
- a CDS encoding type B 50S ribosomal protein L31: MRQNLHPTYGPVVFRDVSAGYTFLTRSTLAGDADAGPGRPASTIEWTDGRTYPVVDIDISSASHPFWTGSARVVDTAGRVEKFRQRYGTRTNNNSSKDGS, from the coding sequence ATGAGGCAGAACCTGCACCCCACCTACGGTCCCGTGGTGTTCCGCGACGTGAGCGCGGGCTACACGTTCCTGACCCGCTCCACGCTCGCGGGCGACGCGGACGCCGGCCCCGGCCGCCCGGCGTCGACCATCGAGTGGACCGACGGCCGCACCTACCCCGTCGTCGACATCGACATCAGCAGCGCCAGCCACCCGTTCTGGACCGGATCGGCCCGCGTGGTCGACACCGCCGGACGCGTCGAGAAGTTCCGGCAGCGCTACGGCACCCGCACCAACAACAACTCCAGCAAGGACGGTAGCTGA
- a CDS encoding ATP-grasp domain-containing protein, whose translation MADLLMIESWLQSTGLMLPPLLRDAGHRYVLVTRDPDLYRLPDGAPHPVLALADEVIIAETNHDAALVAAAREVAARRRIDGVLTTCDYYLPAVALVAEHLGLPGAPAEALRIATRKHLVRQALVAGGVPDVPHAVASTWEQARKEAASLGYPLVVKPVDMNSGTAVRKVVDEAGLAVAFAEATGPERNTRDQPLERLALLERVVEGPEYSVESVTRDGVTRVLGITAKTVVEPDVEGGSGFVESGHLFPAPLAPDARRAIEDHIVAVLDAVGLTHGISHTEVRLTAVGPRLIELNPRQGGGYIFELVRLVTGFNPLQVLVDLALGSEPVPGPAVAASAAVTFLLPQAAGVVQEVRGAQRLADDDRVLAHETPSPGREVRPGDNNNRIGHVLVGDPTGYQAKAWADEIAASLDVVIDAGAPAR comes from the coding sequence GTGGCCGACCTGCTCATGATCGAGAGCTGGCTCCAGTCCACCGGCCTGATGCTTCCGCCCCTGCTGCGCGACGCCGGCCACCGGTACGTCCTGGTCACCCGCGACCCCGACCTGTACCGCCTGCCCGACGGCGCGCCTCACCCCGTCCTGGCGCTCGCCGACGAGGTGATCATCGCGGAGACGAATCACGACGCCGCGCTCGTCGCCGCCGCACGTGAGGTCGCGGCCCGACGTCGGATCGACGGCGTGCTGACCACCTGCGACTACTACCTGCCGGCGGTCGCGCTGGTTGCCGAGCACCTCGGCCTGCCCGGGGCGCCGGCCGAGGCGCTGCGCATCGCGACGCGCAAGCACCTGGTGCGCCAGGCGCTCGTGGCCGGGGGAGTGCCGGACGTGCCGCACGCGGTCGCGTCCACCTGGGAGCAGGCGCGCAAGGAAGCCGCGAGCCTCGGCTACCCGCTGGTGGTCAAGCCCGTGGACATGAACTCCGGGACAGCCGTGCGCAAGGTGGTGGACGAGGCCGGGCTCGCCGTGGCGTTCGCCGAGGCGACCGGTCCCGAGCGCAACACGCGGGACCAGCCGCTGGAGCGGCTCGCGCTCCTGGAACGGGTCGTCGAGGGCCCGGAGTACAGCGTCGAGTCCGTGACCCGCGACGGCGTGACGCGGGTGCTGGGCATCACCGCGAAGACGGTCGTGGAGCCGGACGTCGAGGGCGGTTCAGGATTCGTCGAGTCCGGGCACCTGTTCCCGGCCCCGTTGGCGCCGGACGCGCGCCGCGCGATCGAGGACCACATCGTGGCGGTGCTCGACGCCGTCGGGCTCACGCACGGGATCAGTCACACCGAGGTGCGGCTCACCGCCGTCGGGCCGCGGTTGATCGAGCTGAACCCTCGCCAGGGCGGGGGCTACATCTTCGAGCTGGTGCGGCTCGTGACGGGCTTCAACCCGCTGCAGGTGCTGGTGGACCTGGCGCTCGGCAGCGAGCCGGTGCCCGGCCCCGCGGTCGCGGCGAGTGCAGCGGTCACGTTCCTGCTGCCGCAGGCAGCCGGCGTCGTGCAGGAGGTGCGGGGCGCGCAGCGCCTGGCCGACGACGACCGCGTCCTGGCCCACGAGACGCCGTCGCCCGGCCGCGAGGTGCGGCCGGGCGACAACAACAATCGGATCGGACACGTGCTGGTCGGGGACCCGACGGGTTACCAGGCGAAGGCCTGGGCGGACGAGATCGCGGCCAGCCTGGACGTGGTGATCGACGCCGGAGCGCCCGCCCGCTGA